The proteins below come from a single Desulfonatronovibrio hydrogenovorans DSM 9292 genomic window:
- a CDS encoding amidohydrolase family protein, producing the protein MSIDFHTHVFHPKIADKVLDQLKDHYGIRPVGTGLVEDLFGFLDQAGIDRAVVHTAATSPDQVIPANNWALSLNRDYPRLTAFGTIHPGYTQWEKELDRLEQKGIKGIKLHPDFQGFDLNDPGLGPIFETIGQRFIMMFHVGDRLPPDQNPSSPGKLARIKSNFPLLNIVAAHLGGYLHWEDSIEHLAGTDIYLDTSSSLSFIDKGLLKIILDRHPRERLFFGSDYPLFDPGQEVQMLQKKAGLNDVQIDQILNNGRKFLGEFVSGLEN; encoded by the coding sequence ATGTCCATAGATTTTCATACCCATGTTTTTCATCCCAAGATAGCGGACAAGGTTTTGGATCAGCTTAAGGATCATTACGGAATCAGGCCGGTGGGCACCGGACTGGTGGAAGATCTTTTTGGTTTTCTGGATCAGGCCGGGATTGACAGGGCAGTGGTCCACACAGCCGCAACCAGTCCGGACCAGGTCATCCCGGCTAACAACTGGGCCCTGTCATTGAACCGGGATTATCCCAGACTGACTGCTTTTGGAACCATCCATCCAGGTTATACTCAATGGGAAAAGGAGCTGGACAGGCTGGAGCAGAAGGGAATTAAAGGAATCAAGCTGCATCCGGACTTTCAGGGTTTTGATCTGAATGATCCTGGGCTGGGACCGATTTTTGAGACCATTGGACAGCGATTTATCATGATGTTCCATGTGGGAGACCGGCTGCCACCGGATCAGAATCCATCAAGCCCGGGCAAGCTGGCCAGGATTAAAAGCAATTTTCCGCTGTTGAATATTGTGGCCGCTCATCTTGGCGGCTATCTGCACTGGGAGGACTCCATAGAGCATCTGGCTGGTACTGATATTTATCTGGACACCTCAAGTTCCTTGTCCTTTATAGACAAGGGACTGCTCAAGATCATCCTGGACAGGCATCCTAGGGAGCGTCTTTTTTTCGGGAGTGATTATCCCCTTTTTGATCCAGGCCAGGAGGTGCAGATGCTGCAGAAAAAGGCCGGATTAAACGATGTTCAGATAGACCAGATTTTGAATAATGGCAGGAAGTTTCTTGGGGAATTTGTTTCCGGCCTGGAAAATTAA